A segment of the Actinomycetes bacterium genome:
CGACCCCCGTATCTCCGAGGCGCTCGGCCAGACGTTCACGCGCTGGGACGGCAAGGGGATACCGCGCGGGCTCGGAGGCGATCGGATCGTCTTGCCCATGCAGCTGTGCCAGATGGCCGACGGCATCGAGGTCTGGCACCGCGAGGAGGGGATCCAGGGCGCCGTCGACCGGGTGAGGGCGGGCGCCGGGACGTTCTTCGACCCGAGCCTCGTCGAGGCGTGGGACAGGGCTGCCGCTGAGGTCCTCGAGTCGCTCGCCGATGAGTCGTCGTGGAACGCCGTGATCGCGGCCGAGCCGCGACCACGGCCGCCGCTCACTGAGCCGGAGCTGGACGCTGCCCTGGAGGTCGTTGCCGACTACGCCGACCTCAAGTCGCCGTGGTTCTCCGGCCACTCGCGCGGTGTCGCCCACCTCGCGGCAACGGCAGCCCGCCATGCCGGTCTGCCGGAGGCGGACGTCACGACGCTTCGCCGTGCGGCGCTGCTGCACGACCTGGGCCGCAACGGCGTGCCCAACTCCATCTGGGACAAGCCCGGCCCGCTCACCGAGGCAGAGATGGAACGCGCACAGCTGCACGCCTACTACACCGACCGCATCGTGCGACGGGCCGGCGGCCTGGCGCACCTCGCGCCGATAGCGTCGGCCGCGCACGAGCGGGCAGAGGGCAGCGGGTACCCGCGCGGCATCGCCGGCAACACGATCCCGATGCTCGGGCGCATCCTCGAGGCCGCGGACGCCTATCACGCCATGCTCGAGCCGCGTCCCCACCGGGCCGCGATGAGCAAGCAGGAGGCCGCACGGGAGCTGCGCGACATGGCACGGGCGGGCACGCTGCGGGGTGACGCCGTCGACTGGGTACTCGCCGCGGCCGGTCATGCGCGGCGTCGCAAGGCGATCGCACCCGCCGGACTGACACCGCGCGAGATCGAGGTCCTGGCGCGCGTCGCCCGCGGTGCGACGGTGCGAGACGTGGGGGACCAGCTCGGCATCGCCGCGAAGACCGCCGGCAACCACGTCGAGCGCATCTACACCAAGATCGGCGCCTCGAGCCGTGCCGAGGCCACCATGTTCGCGATGCAGCACGGTCTGCTCGACACGCTGTAGGTCATGCGCCTCGAGATCACTCGGATCCGTGAGGAGAACTCCTCATGTGAGGTCGTCGCCGGCTCCCTAGCGTCCTCGGTAACCACCCGGGACCGAGAAGGGGTAGTCATGACGAAGCCACAGGTGAAGAACCTCGATCGGCCAGACGAGAGTCGCGAGTTTCCCAACGGGGCCGATGCGCTCGTGACCATCGGCGCACACACCATCGGACGGGCTGAGTTCCGACCGGGCTGGCGCTGGTCGAACGACGTCCAGCCGGTCGCCGGGACCGCGAGCTGCCAGGTCCATCACCTCGGCTACCTGATGAGCGGCACGCTGCACGTCGAGACAGACGACGGCGCCCACACCGACCTCGTCGCGGGGGACGCGTTCGAGATCCTTCCGGGCCACGACGCGTGGGTGGTCGGCGACACTGCGTGCCACTTGCTCGACTGGCCGTCCGCAGCGGTGCAGCCCACACAACCGAAGCCGGCCGTCGCTTCTGGAACGAGCGCGTGATGGGCACCACTGGTCACCTCATCACGTTCGGAGCGAACGCGACGACTCGGGCCGACCGGCAGACGGTGCTTGACGCGTTGCGCGACCTGCCGGCCCATCTCGAGTGGGCCGGCACCCGCTCGCCCCAGAAGACGTTCCGACTGCTGTCGCTCGATGCCCCGGCAGCGCCTGCATCCGTCGGTGCGCGGTTCAGCTCGACCGGCGCCAACATGAACGGCACGTTCCACGACACGTCCGTGGTGACCGTGGCGGATGCCGAGACCTTCGAGTTCCACACCGCGTCACGGCTCGACCGGAGGCACGGTGCGGAGCTGCTGGTGCACTTCGTCCACCGCTACGACGTGGAGCCCGATGGCGCCGGCTCACGCATCGTCTACTCCTGCCGCGCCCACAACGGCAACTATGTGCCCTACTGGCTCAAGCCCGGTATGCGTGCCATGACCCGTCGGATGATCAACCGGTCGATGACCAAGCAGCTGCACCTGCTCGCCGAGCTGGCCGAAGACCGAGCCATCTCGCCAGCCGTCGACTGACGGGCATCCCGGAAGCGGAGCAGGCATCGAGCGCTAGGCGACCCTCACAAAAGAGCAACCGGCCGCCCTGACCTGCGACTTGGGCGGCCGCATCGCGGACCTTCCGATTTTCAGTGCCGGTCGAGGGGTCCGGAGGGTTTGTGGTGGCCAGGGGCGGGGTCGAACCGCCGACCTTCCGATTTTCAGTCGGACGCTCGTACCAACTGAGCTACCTGGCCGGACACCCCGCACGGCGAACCGGGCGACGACCCGGCCCTCCATGGAGGA
Coding sequences within it:
- a CDS encoding HD domain-containing phosphohydrolase, whose translation is MSQRSEGVGVEKSSGVRLSEVIAAVSLGADLGLGQPMEHVLRSCVIATRFARHLEVSDDDLETTYWVTLLVTVGCTGVSYELTPLFGDDIAWRSRWHDVGPSALSQLRYHLGRAGNDRSTADRLRVPADLMRTGMRAVQDSLIAHCHVSGRLGDRVGLDPRISEALGQTFTRWDGKGIPRGLGGDRIVLPMQLCQMADGIEVWHREEGIQGAVDRVRAGAGTFFDPSLVEAWDRAAAEVLESLADESSWNAVIAAEPRPRPPLTEPELDAALEVVADYADLKSPWFSGHSRGVAHLAATAARHAGLPEADVTTLRRAALLHDLGRNGVPNSIWDKPGPLTEAEMERAQLHAYYTDRIVRRAGGLAHLAPIASAAHERAEGSGYPRGIAGNTIPMLGRILEAADAYHAMLEPRPHRAAMSKQEAARELRDMARAGTLRGDAVDWVLAAAGHARRRKAIAPAGLTPREIEVLARVARGATVRDVGDQLGIAAKTAGNHVERIYTKIGASSRAEATMFAMQHGLLDTL
- a CDS encoding SRPBCC family protein, translated to MGTTGHLITFGANATTRADRQTVLDALRDLPAHLEWAGTRSPQKTFRLLSLDAPAAPASVGARFSSTGANMNGTFHDTSVVTVADAETFEFHTASRLDRRHGAELLVHFVHRYDVEPDGAGSRIVYSCRAHNGNYVPYWLKPGMRAMTRRMINRSMTKQLHLLAELAEDRAISPAVD
- a CDS encoding cupin domain-containing protein produces the protein MTKPQVKNLDRPDESREFPNGADALVTIGAHTIGRAEFRPGWRWSNDVQPVAGTASCQVHHLGYLMSGTLHVETDDGAHTDLVAGDAFEILPGHDAWVVGDTACHLLDWPSAAVQPTQPKPAVASGTSA